In Labeo rohita strain BAU-BD-2019 chromosome 8, IGBB_LRoh.1.0, whole genome shotgun sequence, the genomic window GTTCTAAGAGAAAAGAACAGCTAGTATTTGACACTACAAGAACACAATGATAAACACCTTACATTtgcaatattattaaaacatatataggTTATTTAGCTAGCTAGCTTTGTATCTAGCTATCTATTGCAAgtgtaaaaagtgtaaaaacattttattgtctACTGTACTGAGTGTTTTAGTGCAGGTGTTTGTCAGCTCACTCACCTTTCGGTACCGCATCCATGTCCACGACTTCTTCAGCACCGTCAGCTGCTTATTCCCACGAACTCACATGAAATAATAACTTATAACACTCTTTATATCCACCTGCTTTATCTACCGGTTTGAACCGCGTCGTGAGCAAACAGGTGAAACAGGTGTCCCGCGCATCTGAAACAGCTCAAGCGCGCGGCACTGAGGTCACGCAACTCCAAAGACCTAATTTAAAAGCTACCtccaaaaaccaaaacattttttgaatatatttacattgaTAAAAACACGGGGATAGTTTGATATGTAACACtcattaaagaaaacaaaagtataaTGTATCCTCGTGTTACCGAAGGGCCCGGGTGTAGTAAGCCGTGAATTCAGGATTAACTCATGTGAGCCGGTTAACGGGGATGATGGTGCTGAAACCTTTCAAAAGGGAGGTGGAGACACGAGGAAAATTCTGGAGGCCTTTAAgcattataaacaaatatttctaAAGTTACTTTAAGTAACCTACAACTCATTTTAATCggaggaaaagaaaaaatgaaacgAAACTTTGTTACAAGTCACATCGCTATATTATACATTCATTTTAACGATCATAGCGCCTCTATGCGGtacaagaagaaaaaacaaggaCTGCACATTtatgaaagtttatttattataaccaCTGCAATGGACGAGCATTTCCTGAAAATACAAGAAGGCAGCTGATGTTGTAAACATTAGGTATGCAggaaataatgactttattttttaaaagaatgaacACTTGACctttaaatcatattaaatgAATGTGCATATGTAGTATTACATTTCTCAGAAAGTTTAATCACCCAAATCTATGATATATCCCTGTTTATTAGAACATTTCTGTCTATGGCTACAGTTTGTATCTCTCCTTAAAATGAGATCAGACATTTTCTGCAACAATGCCAATTTGTGATGCAAATGGAAACATAATGAATATTCTTGGTCGCTATTTTATGTTGCAATAACTGAGAAGTATTTACCTTGGCACTTGTGCAAACACAGCTTATGGCATAGCACAACTTCGTTGTAAATAAATCAGAACaatcagtaaaaataatatttggtcATGTAACGAATAGGCAAATAAGACACTCTCTTCAGATATCCTTCAAACACAATTCACAAAATGAAGCGTTCCTCACAGAAAACACATTTAGGGATGGAATAAAAGTGCAGGCACAATTAAATGGAGTAATAATGGACTGTTactcaaataaaaaagtcaacTGAATAACACTACATCCTATTTACAAAGcattatattgctgtttttatatttggACACCTAATAGTTATACACACCTGATTCTGTAATCTCTCTTTTTACTTCGGCAATCTTTCATATACTGCATTGTAAAATTTTATCCTGTCCACTGTGCCCTTCCTGCATTTTTGAAAGGCTTTAGCAATATGCCATACATGTTTTGCCAATATCTGTTTTCATATACATTTTAGACATGTAAGAAGCTCCTAGAATAGAAGGGGTGAGCGACAGCACAGTTAGGCAATAGTAAACACAGCTATGATCCAGCCTCTTGTTCCTGTCCCAGTGCTTCCAGCAGCAGGCCCATAGGAGTCCTCTTCAATCCTATACTCTCCAACTTATTCTCCAGTTTATTCTTAAGGCTTCGGAGTCTCACTGAAGCATGGATAAGGATCACTGCGAGAAGAAAGAGTCAGGACTGTTATAGCCTTTTAATAAACATTGCTTAAGTTATCAGTTAATTTATGTGTGCAGTACATGCAAAATAGTATCAAAACAACAAAGACACATGAGAAAGAATACTAACTTAAAATGGGGAAGGCAATGCCAAAGAGGAAAACAGCTACCCCTCCTAAAACAGACAGAAGAAGGTAGCTGGAGCCCAAAATTGCAGCCAGGGAGAGCGATGGATGGTTCCTCCGGAATCGTCGGATTACGGCCTTGTTTTCAGCCGCCCAGACAAACCCAAAAAACAGCAGGATCACAACTGTTGCCCCAAGGATCAGCTGGAGCGGTTGGAAATACCTatgacacatttacacacacacaaaaaaaaatagaagtaaaataaagaaatgcatGACAATCAGCAtaatcacaagaaaaaaataaaatgtacaataattaaaaacaatttatacaaaaattaaaacaattatatagtttttattaatatttcattaatggtttaatcatttttgtgtgttttaaattgTGTATAAGCAAagataaattacatatatataaacatatatataatatatgattaCCAACAAAACAACGTCTTTTTTATACCTATCAAAgccatttaaatacattacacTATCACTGCATTATCACTTAACACCGAAAGTCAAAACTATGTTTGTAATGCAACAATGGCCTAAATATTTTTCCCCATTAAGccacattataaattatttctgaGGCCATTTAAAACTGAATGAAATACcgagaacaaaacaaatgttgttACCCGTCTGGTTAACAGAAGAACAGTGATTTGGTCTGAATGAACGAACACGTCACTGGTGTTTCCTTACCCGACTATAACCAGAAATGCCACGGCGGAGGCAAAATAGTTCGACTGGTAATACAGCAGGTTGTTAATGATCCGGTTATTCCACCGATCTAAGTTACGGACATCAGGCACTGAGAATCGGGCCGAACCCAGAAGAAAATCGTCCAGGGTTCGGAAAGGCGGAGGCTGAACATCCACCATTTTTGACGCTTCTGGTGACTACATTTACCAGCATGCATTGCGAAACCACGGCACTGAAAATAATGGAAAAGCAGTCAAATACAAAACGCCTGGAATAATCAACTTATGaaataaagacataaacagATATAATTTTCTTAACGTGGCTGTTTGTGATTAAGGAGCCATGTAACGTTTTTGActtctataaatatttttaaaacgatacaaatgatgataataataataataataacaacataaagAAAAGtccaataataacaataataataaactcaTAAAAACATCTTATGTGATCAtgagatacactaccagtcaaaagtttttgaacagtaagattgttaATGTTTCTGCACACCAAGCttgcttcttcttctttctttttttttaattccaaatagtgcaaaagcagtaatattgtgaaatacttttactatttcaaataagtgttttctattttaatgtactttaaaatgtaatttatacctgtgatcaaagctacattttcagcatcattactccagtcttcagtgtcacatgatccttcagaaatcattctaatatgctgatttgctgttcaggaaacatttattattattatcattattattattatgatcaacatttaaaacagttgagtaaactttttcaggattctttgataaacagaaagatcacaatatcagcatttatctgaaatgaaaagcttttgtaacattatacactatattcaaaattgatcaaaagtgatgatgaagacatttataatgttacaaaaaatctatttcagataaataaacttttaattcatcaaagaaacctgaaaaaaatattcccagctatttaaaacataataataataataataataataataataataataaatgtttgttttttttgagcagcaaatcagaatattagaatgatttctgaagcatcatgtgactggagtaatgattctaaaaattcagctttgaaatcacagaaataaattacattttaaaatatattcaaatagaaaacagttattttaaataatacacatatttcaaaatgttactgtttttgctgtactttggatcaaataaatgcagggttagtgagcagaagagacttaaaaacattaaaaatcttttggctggtatatatatataaaatcacacatttcataatattttaaaacaaaacaccacaTATAAAATGCGTATACCTTATTGTTCCTGGCCATTTAAAATGGGTGCAttaaattatcaaaatattactgtttttgctgtattttgcatcaaataaaggcaggcttggtgagcaaaaaaggcttctttaaaatcttaaaatatcttactgttcataaacttttgactggcagcgTACAATACATagtgtacatttaaatttagttgAACTGCATGTCATTAAATGTCAGTACCAAGTGAGTATGTATGTATCATTTGCAGCATGCATTTAAAAggactttttatatattttttatttctatagtaAATAAATGTGGCCTTCTAACctttaaaactgtgtttttgtacGAAGGGTTGTGTTTAAACTCTAGTAAGCAATAATTTGTAGAACTGAAACTACAAATAAGTACCAGGAATTTCCTTTCACCAATTTCTTTATGCAATTATTAAAACCATCATGAGTTATGAAGTAAAATGCAAACCTACATATTATAGTACAACCTAGTGTCTAAAGAGTTTGTGGGGTGCCTGAGTGGTGGGGCATTTGGGAGTATACCACCAAATTTGGGACTTTCAGACATTTTTAGTGCATAATAAACtgatacaaatacaacagagtTGCAGCCCAATTATTAATACAGAATAACATCTCTAAAGCAATATACATCTAAGCATCAAccataaaatactttattgaGACAGGCTACTTATACATACATATCCTCTTATTGTCTCTATAGtgctccaaaaataaataatccatcaaaaaaaaaaaaaaaaaaaaaaacacctacaaGACATTACACAAAGATTCTGATAAAGAAAGAGTAGGAAAATAATCAGTACCAAACTGGCGAGATTGAAAATATGGAGAGAATGAATGACTTTTGTAATGCATTTACTTGTAATTTTCTTTGGCAGAGAAACATTAAAGTTGAATATTATCTTCAACAATGGTGTCTCTCCtgaaattaatttgattttctCAGTAAAAAATGGAAGACAAGCTACGTAGCTTGAATGGAAACGATCCAAAGTCTCTGAAAGATctcaattataataatttaagaaGACCTAAATCAAAATCTAAAATAGATCAGTCAGGTTTAGGTCATGTATTAGATTAAGATAAACTTTATATAAAAAGTACTGCAGGTTTGCATTGCTCATTTTCATAACACTGCATCAGTGatgtaaaaatcaaaattagaactatttttaaaatgaactttcATAGGAATCATTATTCATGTCTTGTTGAAAGTAATTACATACTCAGAATATCTCTGCATGATCTAGTTAATTATACagtatgtttgttttaatatgagGTGTTCAAATAGGCCTGTATgaactataaaaatatgtagATTGAGTTCTGCCTTAGTATGCTTGATGAAAATCTTTGGATGACAATATTCCCTTCTCAACAGGACAAAATACAAGTGTATATTGCAATTCATACATAACACAAATGACATACTGCTTGCCCCTGAGTGGCCATCTAATAGAGGACGAGAAGTTCAGGACGTTCCCATGTCTATAAGGGGGACTGTAAACTATAATGAGGGTCCTAAACTTCTAACAATCCTCTCTTTTTTCACAGTCTATAATACTGCAGTCACCACTGCAACAGTGATTTTATTGATACTGTCCATAACCGCGTGTCTCTTGGCCTTCTTTTGGGGGAAGCTGACTCGGGTCCTCCACAAAAGGATTCGCTGTAGAGGAAGACAAGATGCAGGTAGTGAACACCACTGAAGCAGCgtcaacaaaacaaacaagtgcaaaagaaaacaatgttCAAGACAGTGTTTTAAACTACTATTTATTGTCACAGTGTACTAattcattttcttgttttaggCGAATTGTAAACTTAGATGTGTTGTACTTAATTGTTTTCTCGTTTTTGCTAAACTGTTACCACATTGTACTAactcattttttcattttttgtaaattgttgccACACTGTACTAATTAGTTTTCTCATTTTCGGTAAATTTTTCCCATACTGTAgtaatttgttttcttgtttttggtAATTCATGGCCAAATTGTACTAACTTGTTTTTCGTTTTAGGTAAATCCTGACTATGTTATACCAATTAGTGTTCTTATTTTAGTTAAGCTGTAAACTTGCCCACATTGTACTggtttgttttcttatttttggtAATTGTTGCCACAGTACACTAAttaattttcttgttttagaTAAACTGTAAACTTGGCCATGCTGTACTtaattgttttcttgttttccgTAAATTGTTGCCAGAttgtattcattcatattttcttttttggtaaaCTGTTGCCACATTGTACTAatttgttttctcatttttggCAAATTGTTGACACATTGTGCTAattaattttctcatttttggtAAATTGTTGCGATACTGTActaatttgttttcttgttttagaTAAATTGTTGCTACATTGTactttgttattttttctttttaggtaAATTGTTGACACATTGTACtcattaatttttctttttttggtaaactgTTGCCACATTGCACTTATTTGTTTTCTCATTTCTGGTAAATTGATGCCATACTGTACTAATTTGTTTCCTCATTAGATGAATGGACCTTTATCTCACTTCCTATATCCGGTAAGCGAAGCAGTGTATCCCCACTTCCGGTCCCATTGCAACGGGAGAATCCTCTCTTTCCTTTCATTCGCCGGTGTTACTGCAGTGTACCTGGctgcttttattctaaacaatgACACACTGCCTCAGTTTTCATGATTTCCTGACACAACACGGATAAGATGCGTGGGATGAATTAAGGTCCTTCTAAAATATTACGCGGGAGCACGTTCGCGTGGAGTATGCATTTCAAAACTGAGGATGTTTAGGCCTACATCTCATATCACCTGCTGAAATGCTTccattaatatatttctcttccaaatgtgcattctgaataataaataaatttaacctgctgcagtcaatttcgtcttctcattaacaatgtctttctcatcatattttatacctgtttacattaaaatacattttaaataaacacccttacaaaattaaccatggatttactatagtaaatgtagtaaccatgttatattttattttttccgcGGACTGATTTCCAATTGTattgccatagttttactacacataccatggttaattttcgaaAGAGCGGTattaaaatagatgaatgaatgcGCGGGCGTtgccttaaagaaataacaatgttgaacattttagcTACTTAATCCAGACAATGTAACGCGTTGACAGCGTGATTTGAGTATTATTtaagaattttggcataaacgtgaattacatacagtgaaatgactgtgaatgaaaaatgacagaataaagactaaaatttaatacaaataaatgaataaatatgttgattctgatcttattcatcaggtctcacacacactgcagcACTGACTCAGTGTGGTGAAATCACGCATGTTTATGAGCCATGGGTTTCTCAGATCGGTACGTTGGATTAAAACTACAAGTTCCATTCGGTTTGGAAAATTATGTgcacagtaatcatcagaactcttcgcctgtctctgaaaatgtccGGATTTTGAAATCAACCtgcagatgctcattttaacaggcttttattcaactagtgattacagcatattgaaaaatatacataaccgGAAGAATTGATACACTGCTTCGACAAGCGCTTCCACTGTTCAATTCCGATGCGATAAAGGTCCATTGGTTTCACATTGGactcattaatttttttcttttttggtaaaCTGTTGCCACATTGTACTAATTAGTTTTCTCAGTTTTGGTAAATTGTTGCCACATTGTATTGTTCTCTCGTTTTTGGTCATTTGTTTTCTTGTATTTGGTGAATTGTTGCCACATTGgacttattcatttttttttttttttttttttttttggtaaaccgTTGTCGCATTGTACTACttagtttttgcatttttggtaAATTGTTGCCACATTGAATTTTTCTCTCGTTTTTGGTGAATTGTTGGCACACTGAACctattcattttttcttttttgttaaactgCTGCCAGATTGTACTAATTAATTTTCTCATTTTGGTAAATTGTTGCGATACTGTActaatttgttttcttgttttagataaattgtttctacattgtattttttttgttttttgctaaaCTGTTGCCACATTGTActaattagttttaattaattttttggtaAATTGCTGCAACACTGTACtaatttgttttctcttttttggtAAATTGTTGCCACATTGAACTTATTcgttttcttgttttttgttaaactgtTGCCACATTGTACTAatttgttttctcatttttggTAAATTGTTGCcacattgtacttatttattttttcttttttggtaaaCTGTTGCTATGTTGTACTAATTCATTTTCTTGGCTTTGGTAAATTGTTGCCACACTGTATTAATTAATCTTCTCTTTTTTGGTAAACTGTTGCCACATTGTACTAATTTGTTCTCTCAATTTTGGTAAACTGTTGCCATACTATACTATGTTTATATGTACTATACTATGTTTTCTAATTTCTGGTAAACTGTTGGCACACTGTAccactttgtttttttaatttctggtAAACTGTTGCCACACTGTactaatttgttttattgtttttggtaAACTGTTGCCACACTCTACTAATTTGtgttctctcgctctcttttttttttttttggtgaattatTGCCACATTGTACTAATTCATTTTCTAGTTTTAAAccacattgtatttattttctggaTTTTGGCAAATTGGCAAGATGACTGTATGTTTAATATTATGGAATAATActgataaaagaaaaacaactatCATGCTAAACGTACTGCGTGCTGCCAGTATAGCTCCAGTCATGGCTCCACTGGTGATTGTCATgctgtaataattattttcctTGTTTTATGTAAATCATGGCCACGTTGTACTAGTTAATTCACGGCCACAACATCTATTTATTCTTCTGCATGTCATTCGTAGCTAGTTCACTCAAAagtaaaaacatctttttatattgtttgaaacttaagaaattaaatcatttttgtcaAAGAAAACAGTAATGAGTTTTAGACATACtttgtatttcttaaaaaagaaaatttgaaacaaaacaaacttgcatTGTTGTGTGAACAGTTTCTTTGAAGTTAATAAACTCTCTGAATCATCCAAACCTATTGTGACAAGTATAACTCACGATTCTGAAACTGCTGTGCTGTGTATCTTGTAAGAAGTATCCCGAATCCCTCGATTAGGGCAAGCAGAATCCCGCCCATCATTGCAGAGCCCACCATGGCTAGCGGTCCACCTGAAATACAAGCAAACACACTTCCAGAGGTCATTTCAAGACAAGAGATTAATGCTGTATGTATATACTATTGCATAACACTACAGATCATCAGATGACTACTTCCAGTAGGTTGTTTTATCTTCAGTTTCTGAAGAATGGAATACACTACATGTACTTTTCATAAATTTTTGGCCCAATTTGTAGTCTGGACAAGTCAATGCTACAGTAGCTGCTGAAAGTCATACTGCAGATTTTCAGAAGGGAATAgacaacatttttttagtttaggcTATGATTTTATCCAGCTGGAGAACatcaaatatgtttaatattctGAGACGATTTTGGAACGCATTGCATATTGTTTCACATGTTTCTGCTTGAGTTTGTTGTGAAATTCTGTTATAGTGTGTAATCTTTTTTCTCTGTAACTATTTACAAAGTCGACAAGATGACTGTATGTTTAATATTATGGAATAATACTGACAGAAGAAAAACAACTATCATGCTAAACGTACTGCGTGCTGCCAGTATAGCTCCAGTCATGGCTCCACTGGTGATGGAGTTCCAAGGATCTTCCTTACCCCGCAAACGCACAAGACCACAGTCTATGGTGGAAAAGAGTCCACCCCATACAGCAAAACTACCTGCAGGAGAAACAGACCCATgccacatacatacaaaatgctAAAACTACTCATGTATGGCAACTTTACAGCACAtgatacataaaaacaaaaaaagattctgCAATATCACCTCCAATTTGTGGTGCTCTTACTCTCACAGCATTTGCGCTCCCTCTTAGCCTGTGTCGAACACCCTGTAGTAACAAAGTGTGTTTATTAATAGTAAACATATAGTAATgtgtattagtagtagtaataaatcAGTTGTTTTGTTGGTGACAGCGAAGCTTACCACAGGTGCGTTTCGAAAGCCTTTAACAGATTGGAAAACCCCCCCTCCAATGGCCCCCATGGTAAATGCACCGCCGCAGTCATCAATTATCCTCCACGgactaaaaaaatatgaaataaaagagTTTCAGTTAAGGTCaatagtttacatacaccttgcagaatctgcaaaatgtgaattattttaccaaaataagagtgatcatgcaaaatgcatgttaatttttatttagtactgacctgaaaaagatatttcactttgaaaacatttacatatagtccacaaagaaaataataattgaatttattaaaatgactgttcaaaagtttacacttgaaaagtttaaacttgattctaaatactgtgttgttacctgaatgatccacagctgtgtttttttgtttagtgatagttgttcatgagtcccttgtttgtcctgaacagttaaactgcctgctgt contains:
- the praf2 gene encoding PRA1 family protein 2, translated to MVDVQPPPFRTLDDFLLGSARFSVPDVRNLDRWNNRIINNLLYYQSNYFASAVAFLVIVGYFQPLQLILGATVVILLFFGFVWAAENKAVIRRFRRNHPSLSLAAILGSSYLLLSVLGGVAVFLFGIAFPILMILIHASVRLRSLKNKLENKLESIGLKRTPMGLLLEALGQEQEAGS
- the timm17b gene encoding mitochondrial import inner membrane translocase subunit Tim17-B — encoded protein: MEEYAREPCPWRIIDDCGGAFTMGAIGGGVFQSVKGFRNAPVGVRHRLRGSANAVRVRAPQIGGSFAVWGGLFSTIDCGLVRLRGKEDPWNSITSGAMTGAILAARSGPLAMVGSAMMGGILLALIEGFGILLTRYTAQQFQNPNPFVEDPSQLPPKEGQETRGYGQYQ